A window from Salvia miltiorrhiza cultivar Shanhuang (shh) chromosome 2, IMPLAD_Smil_shh, whole genome shotgun sequence encodes these proteins:
- the LOC131007956 gene encoding uncharacterized mitochondrial protein AtMg00810-like: MAMMGQMNFFLGLQVKQTKEGILINQSKYAKELINKFGIQHMKSVKIPMNTNWKVDPKNEGKSVSSTKYREIIGSLLYLTARRPDIAFAVGFCARYQSDPKEAHMDATKRIVRQLKGTPNIGLWYLVDNNFKLSGYSDSDFVGCKIDRKSTSDTCQFLGSCCSQILWLVQQLKDYGIEERKVPIYCDSSNAIAITKNHVHHSRCKEKPSDTEAGKAKGSPEAQKGDEPERPRVNGKQVLKKKQTKEQEEEEDDDEDQGEDQLCLRSVL, translated from the exons ATGGCAATGATGGGacaaatgaatttctttctgggATTACAAGTGAAACAGACTAAAGAAGGAATCCTGATAAATCAGTcaaagtatgccaaggaactgatcaaCAAGTTTGGGATTCAACACATGAAGTCAGTgaagattccaatgaacaccaACTGGAAAGTGGATCcaaaaaatgaaggaaaatctgtatcttcaactaAATACAGAGAAATAATTGGTTCACTACTTTATTTGACTGCTAGAAGACCTGACATAGCATTTGCAGTCGGATtttgtgcgagatatcagtcagatccgaaggaagctcatatggatgctaCAAAGCGCATTGTAAGACagctcaaaggcacacccaatatAGGTCTTTGGTATCTAGTTGATAACAACTTCAAGCTTTCGGGAtactcagactcagattttgtaggatgcaaaattgatagGAAATCAACTTCTGACACCTGTCAATTCTTAG GAAGTTGCTGCTCACAAATTCTGtggctagtccaacaactgaaggactacgGGATCGAAGAAAGGAAAGTCCccatctattgcgacagctccaatGCTATTGCAATCACGAAGAATCATGTACATCACTCCAGAT GCAAAGAAAAACCATCTGACACTGAAgctggtaaagcaaaaggatcaccagaagctCAAAAGGGAGACGAACCAGAAAGACCTCGAGTCAATGGAAAACAAGTGTTGAAGAAGAAACAAACAAaggaacaagaagaagaagaagatgatgatgaagatcAAGGTGAAGATCAGTTATGTCTTCGTTCTGTTCTTTAA
- the LOC131012933 gene encoding transcription factor bHLH112-like: MEEEFQSVVCGGGNWWNSSRNLFASSPCSAAVNEFGWLNPSLVADAKTAKSVSDDSAGSASDGGGSVVLQEAPKPQVHPIDSTLHMMADDWNQDLIHDSARSQQNYSHMLQSMNPSMITPRQKIAEQWTAAGDFNADSSPGSFRQVYQNLVVPNSVATSQGLPATSFPLNTASYSYTSSLLHTFFDADSQPLLENEETNFSSSPPNFPAEVVPSLRPSFPKPQQLANNFQFINNTAFWNATAASSFLPSSTPQLIPSALTKPKLNQQSFGSKNLNGKAGEADSAAKKDGNEAAFKRPRIETPSPLPTFKVRKEKLGDRVTALQQLVSPFGKTDTASVLHEAIDYIKLLHDQVTVLSTPYLKNGPPHLQRQKAHDKTKDQEEPIKDLKSRGLCLVPISSTFPVATETTADFWTPTFGASLR, translated from the exons ATGGAAGAAGAATTTCAATCGGTAGTTTGTGGAGGAGGAAACTGGTGGAATTCCTCAAGAAACCTCTTCGCTTCATCGCCCTGCTCCGCCGCGGTCAACGAATTCGGGTGGCTGAACCCTAGCCTCGTCGCCGACGCGAAAACCGCAAAGTCCGTCAGCGACGACTCCGCCGGCTCCGCCTCCGACGGCGGCGGCTCCGTCGTCCTCCAAGAAGCACCAAAACCCCAAGTTCACCCTATTGATTCAACTCTTCACATGATGGCCGACGATTGGAATCAAGATTTGAT CCATGATAGCGCAAGATCACAACAAAACTATTCCCACATGCTACAATCCATGAATCCAAGCATGATTACTCCTCGCCAAAAAATCGCCGAGCAATGGACCGCCGCCGGCGACTTCAACGCCGATTCCTCCCCCGGCTCGTTCCGACAAGTCTATCAGAATCTCGTCGTGCCGAATTCCGTCGCAACTAGCCAAGGGCTGCCGGCGACGAGCTTCCCGTTGAATACGGCGTCGTACAGCTACACTTCCTCGTTGCTGCACACGTTCTTCGACGCCGATTCTCAGCCTCTGCTGGAAAACGAGGAGACGAATTTCTCATCGTCGCCTCCGAATTTTCCGGCAGAAGTCGTGCCGAGTTTGAGGCCCTCTTTTCCTAAACCGCAGCAGCTTGCTAACAATTTTCAGTTCATCAACAACACTGCCTTCTGGAACGCGACGGCAGCGTCGAGCTTCCTGCCGTCGTCGACGCCGCAGCTTATTCCTTCAGCTCTTACTAAACCGAAGCTTAATCAGCAGAGCTTCGGTTCCAAG AATCTTAATGGGAAGGCTGGGGAAGCAGACTCTGCGGCGAAGAAAGATGGAAATGAAGCTGCATTCAAACGTCCGAGAATCGAAACTCCATCGCCATTGCCAACTTTTAAG GTCCGAAAAGAGAAGTTGGGGGACCGAGTGACTGCGCTCCAACAGTTGGTTTCACCTTTTGGAAAG ACTGATACAGCGTCGGTTCTCCATGAGGCGATTGACTATATAAAATTGCTCCACGATCAAGTCACT GTACTAAGCACTCCTTATCTGAAAAATGGACCGCCTCATTTGCAACGCCAAAAG GCTCATGATAAAACTAAGGATCAAGAAGAGCCAATAAAGGACCTAAAGAGCAGGGGCCTTTGCCTCGTGCCGATATCAAGCACTTTTCCGGTGGCTACCGAGACAACGGCCGATTTCTGGACACCGACGTTCGGGGCGAGCCTCAGGTAG